From the genome of Chthoniobacterales bacterium:
CCGCCACGCCGTGAATCGCCAGAAGATGAAGGTGACGACCGCCGAGAAAGGTCGCGAGGCGCTCACGCTCTACAAGGTGCTCACCTCGGCGGACGGCCTCTCGCTCGTGGAATGCCGGCCTCGCACCGGCCGCACGCACCAGATTCGCGTGCACCTCAGGCACCTCGGCCACCCCATCGTCGGCGATCCTGTCTACGGGAAGCGCGGCAAATACGAGCGGCATCTTCTCCACGCCTGGCGGCTGTCGTTCGACCACCCTCGCACCGGCGAACGCCTGAGTTTCACTTCGCCCGTTCCCGCCGATTTTCCGCTCGTCCCCT
Proteins encoded in this window:
- a CDS encoding pseudouridine synthase codes for the protein RHAVNRQKMKVTTAEKGREALTLYKVLTSADGLSLVECRPRTGRTHQIRVHLRHLGHPIVGDPVYGKRGKYERHLLHAWRLSFDHPRTGERLSFTSPVPADFPLVPSASDEKDGRHGSPPSRP